Within Rhododendron vialii isolate Sample 1 chromosome 12a, ASM3025357v1, the genomic segment CACTGCCACTACAGTTAATTACCACACACCAACAACGCAGCCATAACAATAAACTTGTTTAGGTTAATTTTGGTAGATTTTGCTTCACACGAGCAAAAACAAGAAATCAGTTTACAAGCCTCAAGAATAAAGGTGATATCAGGGAAGCAGGTGAAAGGTGCACGAAAGAAGTGTGCAATGGCAGACATATTTAtaatgtttaaatttttttccttttgggatTCTCATCGAAATGACTGAAAACCCATACTGCTTCACGGATTACTTAAGCTGTGTAAGTCATTCGAAAGTTCAAGCAATTCTCAACATAAGACTACTAAAGGAGCATTCAAAGAAGGACGCAACAGATAACCACGTACTTCCTCAGCCTTAAAAGAGATGGAGTAACTTTCCAAACCCAATGAATACAATAAGCCATCCACCGTAAGATGTTCATTGCCCTACATAAAATAAcagcaaacaaaacaaagaaatatcATCAGCACGTGAATGAAAAGAACCAACATATGAAATGGATAGACCCGATAAAGCATGAAGTTGGGTGGGGGGATCCTCAAGAACAGCACAATAAGCTGGATTTTTATAAGCAAAAATACAACCATTTCTACTTCCACAAAAACTTAAGAATGCATCTATACGGGGAAAAGGCCAGGAAAAACAGGGTTGCACTATTTACCATGCTATTGACCAATAGCATAAAGACAATGAAACAAATCAACATGTTTGCTTGTAGAGCTGCAAGAGAATTATTATGCAGCTGCAGCATTGAATTTCAgggaaagaagaggaaagaaaaaatgcaaTCGAGGCTTGTGATTTGTACCATGTATGAACTTCTATGCACAATCCCACTCGGTCGGGACGGTAAGGCTAGCGGTGGCACAAAAGACTTCAAAGGTGCAGAAGCAGTTGGTGGTTTTGTCATATAAGACGAAGTGCCCAAGGACCTTCCACGCTCAAGAATATCGCTGCTCATATATGACTGTGTTCTATCATCATCATAGGCCCTCATTAACGGCCTTCTCGTAATATCTACATCATTCCTTTGTGGGGAGAGATTCCTAGAAGTACGAAAAACTACATCCGGTGATCTTCTCCTTACCCTATTCGGGGTCCAAGCTGAATAAGAATCTCTCAATGAGTCCATCCGGGGCAAGGCATCAGCACTTCTTGTATAAGGAATCTGACTCAATATGCTTGCACCCTTACGCTCAGGCCCAAGATCCCTAGCATGTCTTCGTTCAGGCATGTGGGGCCGCAAGTTTAGACTTGTTGTGGTATGCCGAACTGATCTTGAAGGCGCTTCACGTCGATCCACCTTATTCATCTGAACATCATTCTGCTCTCTTCCAAGCTTGTTTTTCCGCCTAAGTTTGAATCTGAGGTCATCTTTGTCAAGCCGTGCATCTTTAGATGTTTAAAGAAACCAAGATTAGTTCAAACTATGAAAATGCAGCATTGTCGCAGGACTTTTGAGTAAACTTATTACCTTCTACACCATTCCAATTGTTCAATTTATTACTATATCCCCTTTGCCTGCCAGAAGGACAAAAATATTAAACAATGTGAGTTGAAGTGTCAAACTCAACCTTATATCAATGCTAACTCAAGTATTACGTCCTAACAACAAACATAGCCAGCATATTTTCAAGCTTCAGTACCACCATTATTACGGCAGTAAGTGTAAAATGCGAACTGAGAATATTGTACTCAATTTCAGAACTGAGAACTACATTGTCTCTAGCAACATCATTAAATTTGAAATACCAGTTGTGCATATTTGGGCCTGGCCTTTTTGTCAATATATGTAAAGATATTAGCTGAAGAGTCAACCCAGTATCAAACTACAAGCTATCTCACAAAAacaataaagagagaaatgcacCGTTTGTTGTTGAGTTGAAATCCATCAACATCAGTTCCCAGCCTATCTCTAATCGATCGCTTGCCTCCAATCGCTGGCCGAGAATCAGAAAAACCTCGATCTAACACTGCTCCTGCTCTTTTCACAACCTGTAAATAAATTCCTCAGAAGCGCATAGCTAATCTAAACACCCATTTCGGTCAACTCCGTAGCATCAAAAAACTTTCAGCAAATTGGAACCGTCCAATCAAACATTTCAGATTCTACGGTATGTAGCTAGTGTAACCGGATATCCTTTGTATATTGAACGTTAATCAAATAGCCATTTAACCTTTCTTAGAGTTCGTATAGAGTGTCTTTTTCTCTACAACTGGGTGTCCCAGCCACTTTCTGTGCACGTCAACAAATTCAATGGCTTCAAGGTTTCGAATGGTTGGCCTTTAGGGGATTCAACCTTGCAACCTCTTGGGCAAGCCTTGCTGTTTCATGCCCACACGGGCTAACCCATTGGGGTTAGTTTATACTTTATATAGAGTGTTAGCTAACTAAGACACGAACCAACAGATTCTCATTAATATGGCAGACCAAGAAATGAACCAAGCTACGCGAGTTTGAGCTCATGTTCATTCATTCAAAGCTTGTTCAAGATCAGTTTGCTACATGAACAATCAAGCTTGAACAGTGTTTaagctttcaaaccaagctcgaacaaGCTACTACTTGGCCTATTCGACTTATCATGTATAAAAAATTCCAGCTACTTGAGATTTGCTCGATTAAAGCTCGTTCGCGATCAGCTCGTCCCATAATCAAGATAACCTCGAACATGTTTTGAACCTCAAAGCTTGAACAACTAACTGCTCCGCTCATTCGAATAATTTCCGCCACCAAATATGGTAAAACAGTAATCACCGAGTTCAGATAGATAACACAGCACCTCTCTTTAATCCCAAGCATTCAACCATAAGGAAGCTGCTCATCAACCGCAGCTAACTAACTGGACTATCTGGTACTCATCTTACATATTGAATCTTAAAACTTTATATTCACCTTGGGCACACAAATAATTGGATTTTCATTCGCCCCCAAAACCATGAATTGGAAAATAACAGCGTTTCTGATTAATTATAGCAacttttttatatgaaaaaagaaaactagaTTTGAGATGAAGAGGAAGGAATCAGGAATAAGAAACGACGAACCTGACCACTACGGCCCAGAGTGATTGTGAATTGAGACCTCGAAGTCTCTGCCATGTGAAGTTCGATTGAAAACCTTCAAACCCTAGACGAATAATTTGATCAATCAAGCAATCATCAGTTGAAGAAAAATGTGATCCAGCAGAAAACGAGAGAGCGTCGACCGCGAAAAGTCGAgcgtgtgagtgtgtgtgtgtgtgtgtgtgagagagagagagagagagagagagagagagagcgagcttGAGAGAAATTGCAAAAATGCCATTGTCCATtgactcaaaagtcaaaaccctACGACGCACTGTTCGTTCTTCATCgtttacctctctctctcctctctacaCCTGAGTTCTTGGCTGCGATTGGAGAAGACCCACCTTGCGATTTCCATAATCAAAGCAGGTATTCCTTCGcctgctcttcttcttctcgtgACCAATTTTCTATGTAAAAAAACGATCTGTTTTTCATCTGCCAAAACGATTTCGTTTGGGATTTCGACTGGGAATGAGTTTTTCTATACAGATTTCGACCTGAGTTCGATCCACCTTACGTTCTTCTAACCAGATTTCTTCTATTTTCGACTTTCTTATGTTCTTCTAAGTTCTATCTTCGATATCTTGTACTAGTTTTTGTTTGTGATTTCTTCTATTCTGGTCTTGTATATGCCATTTAAGTTTGGAGATTCTCAAGTAGTAGCAGCAAAACATGGACAGATGACCCTGTGACTGTAGTGATAGCTAGAAGGATTGATATCAAATGTATCATATATGAGAGAATTCACCGAGGTCCATTCAcgcaatcaatggttgaaattgcttttcaattttgacgagtaacaattaattttgatcggtcaaaattgattttcaatccagaCCGTCTAAAACCACTTTGAACGCGTGCGATTGGGTCTCGTAAACTGAGTTTACGGAAAAGCTCGGTAAAGGAGTTATTGTGATCATATATTTGGCGAAAGATTAGGCGCTGCAACTGGATATTGACTCTGTGACAGTATTGATCTTATATCTATATTCATAGATAATTTCCATTCAGCTGGGTTTCTTCTATTCTGGTCTTgtatgtgcatttttttttgaagcaatTGTAGTGGGGTTCAATGCATTAGTGTGCCTGAGTGTATTGCATCAATTTTCATTCTACAACTAATAAATCATTCTTTGATAGTTACTTATTAAGAATTACTTACTACAGATGGACAATATCACTGGAAATGAGTTAGATTGTACATCAGAGGAGACCGAGGTGTTCACCATAGTGACACATTTGATCAAGCAAATCCAAATAGTATGTTGTGTGGCTGTAATTGCGGTTCATGTTGCTCTTGAGAGGTATTACTCTTGACACCAATCTAGGTTTACAGAACCGAACCCCATTCCAAGAACGAATAGATCACATCAATCAATTATTTTTGGGAATGACAGAGCAACTAGAGACATGGTTGAAAGTGCAGCTGATATTGCTGAGGCCTTAGATGATGAGGATGTAGCTGCCAATGAAACCGGTGATGGTTCAACCACAGTTCTTGGTTCAACCCCTCAAGAGCCTGCAAAGAAAAAGGCTAAGATTTCTGAGAACATTATTGCTGGACTGGGTGATTTTGCTGACAAGTTTGGGGTGTTATTGAGAGGACTAATGTTAAGCTAGAAATAATTGGAAATAGGATGGGTTATGAACACGATCTCTCAGCCAAAAGAGCCGCAGTTAATGAAGCGATAAGGAAGCTTCCAATCACGACGGAGGATAGGGTCAAAGTTGGAATGGTAATCACCCAAGATGCACAAAAGGTTGATTACTTTTTCAGCCTtgatgaggaggaggaaaaaatgATAATGGTGCAGAAGCTTTTGTCCTCAAATATCTAGTATAGTTGAACAAAAACATGAAACTATGTTTAATTTAGCTTTTGTTGGTCCGTGTGGGGTGCACTTTGAAATGGCTTTATGTGATGCCTTTTTGTGATGACTTTAGCAATATATTAGGACAGTAGTACAAGTTTTTGTTATGGAATTGGCCTTTTGTTATTGCACTTTATATGTCAACTATGTCGGAAAATATATGCCCAAGTTATGGAATTGTTTGGTTACAATGACCAGGTTATTGTTGGTTGGAATGCCCAGattattttttggttggaaTGCACAGGTTATTGGTTGAgaaattgttggaaaaattacCTGGGTTATGATTATTgattgggaattttttttgagaatgcACAGGTTATGAATTGCTTGAGAAATTGTATTCCTTGGGTTTTGTTATTTGCTTAACATgggagtgggagagagagagagagagagagagagagagagagagagagagagaataaccTGTCTTTGAACAACATCAAAACAATCAAGTTTACTGTTTACCTAGTAGTACTATAAGGCATTAATTGAACAACACAATTGTAACAATTCGCGGTAACTGACTTGCTAACTCTTAGCCTAACCGCATGACTCAAAAATTATAACTCAGCTTAATACTAGTTGGTGGGTCTTACGTTAGAATCCGGGGTGCATGTTGTCCCCGAAGGAACAACATGCGTGTCGGGCCGATCTCGGCCGTCCACGGCAAGCAATAACATGCGTGTCGGGCCGATCTCGGCCGTCCACGGCAAGCAATGAACAGTCCAAATTGCATCTCGACCGATACATGCTATTGCTTACAATATATGCTATTGCCACATTTCATTATACAAGCGATGTGAGATTTCACACCCCCACTATTAATTGGTTGTAAAGTGTTACTAGGGTAGTGCCCCGCAATCATATGACACTAGGGTAGTGCCCTGCAACTCTGTGACACCGGTTCAAAAGGACGTCACTCCTCCGCCAGACTTCGGTGGCATTGACGTTGGCATGATCGGGCGATGAGAGAAAATCCTTCAAGAGCTCCTTGTGGCACTTCTCTAGCGACATGAGCGCTATGCAACACTGCGGTTCCGCCGTACCGTGTTCGAGAAATAACTCGTTGCCAATCTGCTGCCCGCAATGATCTACAGCTAGCTTTTCACGACACTCGTTCAAGAAGCTTCGGTTTCCGCTGGCTGGTGGCGTGGGGACTAGATTGAGCCCTTCGGTCAAGAATATGATTCCGGTGATGACGAAGCACAAGCCGGCGACCGTGGTGGAGGAGAATCGGGCGGTGGATTCTGCCATGGTTCGCAGTGCTTGTGGGCGGAGGGAGAACTTTTGGTTTATTTTGTGAAACTGGAATTGGTGTTTCTGGGGTCGAGGAGATAATATTATGAGCTAGAGAGGAGGTTTTTGTTGCTGCTTTAATGGGTTTTAAGGATTAAGAATGGTGTTTACGTTTCGATTGTATTTATGTCTCTTTAATTATGCTGTGGATTCTTTAATAGAATTAAACTAGTGAAAGACACGGCTCGAACATTCAGCACACGCAAATAAATACTAAACAACAAATTCAACAAACTAAGACTCATAGAACAAATTCAAACgcataaattcaaaaaacaccATCATAAAACTACCCAGTCATATTATATATAGATGTGACTATATGAAAATCCATGTTATCTAGTATTTGTTTTGGCCACAAAGAATATTCCCTCACGTGACTAGCAACCAGCTCGTGTGCTTTTCAAATTAACAGGAGAGATATTCATCCTCCAGCACGCACGGCCGCACCTTAAGGCTGTTACAGCccttttggatggtgagaaagtcCAAAAGAGTAATTGAAGAAATTATTTTGGTGGCATTTGAAAATACAAAGAGTGTTGGAAAAACGTGTGTTTACTTTTTGTGATGAAAACCGAAAATATGAATGTAATAAAATCGGaactcaaaacttgaaaatCAATGCAACAAAATTGGTGATCAAGGCGAGTGTTAGTGTGTAACACTCTGTACTTGAGACAAATTTGTCCCCGCTATGGTGCTCACGGTTTGCATGAACGTATGTCTGCCAGCACTACTTGATCGAATTCCCCGCAGAAGCAGCACTACAATCGATGGGTCTGTTGAACCTCAATGTGTTTTGTACTCTCTCAAAATGAATGACTCTGACTCGATGAAGTTATGGACATCAACGTCTTTTCTAATCGATATAGAATGCATGGGGAACATCCTATTTATAGACTACCACGTGACTACTCCCAATAATCACCAAGGGAAATGACACATTTGTTCATAAAGAATGCATCCATCTACAGTAAACAGGTGTCACTGAAAAGACATGACTCTAAATCAAGTCAATTCACcttcaaaccaaataaaaatattataatccaataatattttccaacaaaGAGTAATTGAAGGTGGGTGAGAAGAGATTTGTGGTGAAAGAGGAAGAGGAGCTGCCAAAAGAGGTGGAGAATGACATGGGCAactgaaaatatgaaaaaatggtAAAGGCCAAAGCTCTGTACATGATTGTTGTTCTGTTTTCCTGGCTTTACCAATTCAGTCGGCCAAGGCTCTATATACTATTGTTGCTTGCTCTGTTTTCCTCTCTCTTGTTTGGGTTTTCCGTCCATGATTCTAACGGGGTGAGGaattggatggatggagtaAGGGTTCGGTAGTTAGAGGGGGGAAGTGAATGCAAATTGGTAGTTGAAGGATGAAGTAAAGATAAGTTCGATCAATAGTTTAAGGGGCAAGTAGATATATATTTAACCCAATCGAGAATATATTACTAATTTAGTAGGCTTAAACGGGCTCTGCATGCGTTGGCGGTAATAGCCAACATTATTATGCCACTTTTATCAGCTAATTTTGCTCCAAGGTTTATTAAAGGGTGCTGACGCACTTATCATTTTTGTGGTTTTGCCTTGAAGTATATAAAGATGTGATTTTCGCATGAACTATATAAAGATTGTGATTTTGCATAAACTCTTTCGACTTTCGTACACTTCTGCGCGATCTTATTCGTACAGAAGAGCAGCTCCAACCACACCCCCTCCAAATCACAAATACACATTAATTTTGGGTGATGTTAGACGCACAATATGAACACCCTAGATCACCGCGCTCGACAAAAACTCATCCCATTCCTTCTCTATCTTCCCcaagaaacaaaatcaattcctcTGTTCTTGGGGTCTGGGGAGACGGAGAAGGAGAATAATGGAGGAGAAAAGTTCTAACGAGAACCCCCCTGGCGAATCCACCCGAAAACAGAAAGCCAGGATTGTTTGAGAAGAAGACGACCTCGAGGACGGCGAGTGAAAAGTTTGAGAAAACCAAGATCTCAGACTTCCACGCACAGGGATGAAGAAAGTGAAGAAAGGAGTTACATTCTGAGTCTCTGACTCTCAATTCTTGATCTAATAAAACTTTACTAATATTTTGAGATGATTTTGAAAGGCGCTTTTACACTATCGCTTGCACTCCTGCCTCTGTTCACGCAAGCATATTTTATGACTTAGGCCGAgatcccaatttttttgaatagacCATCCTGTATCGATATGATTTCTTTCATATGCAATCCTCAACTTAAGATCATATATCCATCCTTGATCATGTAGGTATACCTAACAAATGACAGTTACAAGAGATTCTCTTTAAGTCAAAAGATCCGTATAAAGACTTTTCCTCCTCTTCACTCtcccaaaaaaatcacaatttgTATCCTCGATTACACAAAGCATTTTAAACACAAGTACTATTAcagaaaagaacataaaaatgCAGTCAAGGGTGTGGGGAAATTTTGGAACACCGGCTCCAGAGGACGTCACTCCTCCGCCAAGCTTCGGTGGCATTGACATTGGCATGATCAGGGGATGAGAGATAGTTCTTCAAAAGCTCCTTGTGGCACTTCTCTCCCATATCCACTAGGCGACTGCAACACTGCTGGTCCACCGTAGCATTCCCAGAATACAACTCGTTGCCAATCTGCCACCCACACTGTCCAGGAGCAAGCTTCTTGCGACACTCGGTTAGGAAATTTTGTTGGCCCTCGGTCAAGATTATTCCCATGATAGCGAAGCAGAAGGCGGCGATGATTGCCTTGGAGGAGAATTGGTTGGTGGCCTCTGCCATGGTTCGTGGCGGGTGTGGGTGGAGGGATCGAACTTTGGTTACTTTGTGAAATTAGTTGGAGAGATATTgacaaagggtgtatttatattGTAGCTTAAATGGGTTTTACGGAGTGAGAATTGTGTGTACGTTTCgtatttaattaattcttaTGTTTCTCCATGTTGTAGATTCTTTAATACATGCAATTGAATGAGACTAGTGAAAACGCTATGTTAATTGTCTATTTGTATTGGCATCAAGAATCTTCACTGGTGTGCTCCCCAATTTGATAGGAGATCCTTCCAAACATTAGACTGTCCCTTTGGATACTGAACAAAacctggcaaaaaaaaaagcaagaaaagccTCTTGACTAATCAAAACAGGCAAAGATAGGTACAATAGTCATTTGCAACAAGCGAAATGCCTCTTGGGTAAAGAACAATCACAAGTTATCCATAAGTTTCCGCATCCGAAAATACGAGTAGCAAATTTATCTCTAAATTTGCACAAAAGCGCGAATAGACAAACTTATATATGCAAAGTTTGTCACCATATCTGCacaaatgaacaaacaaaaaaaaaacttatctttGCAAAATTTATCCCCGTATCTACATAAAGTAATGAACACATGAATTTATCTTTGCAAAGTTTTTATTGTATGGGTccaaaataaagaatagagaaaCATATGTCTGCTAATATTGTCACCATATCTGCGCAAAATAACTAACAGTTAAGTTTTTTGTGCAAAATTtatatttgcatccgaacaaaATAATAGTACATCGACAAACTTGTCTTTGCAAAGCTCATCTTTGTATGTGTCAATATAACAAATAGATAAACTTATAACTGCAAATGTTGTGCACAAAATAAACTTATCTTTGCAAactttatatatgtattttaacaaaataacaaacaaattaatttaTCTTTGCAAAGTTTATCTCTACACATGTGGCCAAAATAACAGAGAAATAAACATATCTCTACAAAGTTTGGCTCTATTTTTCAACAGATGCAGAGTTAAAATTTGGAAAGATAAATTTCTTTGTTGAATTTTGATTCAACCATATCTTTCTTAATTTGGGTACTGGAACTGTATATTTTGAATACCAACTAGTCACAGAATATCCCTCTTGTTATTCCTTTTTCGAGGTCCACAATATAGTAATCAATTCCCTAAATCTATATAGTTTTCTAAGTAATTATTAGGGTTCTATGGCCGGTCTGTAACCTCTGGATGCAGAAGACATCCTTAGGGTGATCTCGGAGTTCCTACGCGGTGGAGATGTTGGGGTTGGTCCCTAAATTTTCCTTCCTTTGATGCATTTCGCTCAATAGATTTAATTCATAGATTAAGGATGAAATAGAAAGAAATTAGATAGTTAGAGGACAAGAGTAAAATTTAGGCTAAATTTTATGAAAACATTTGGAACAGAAAAAGATTGCATCTCGCGAGAGAAAAATTTAAGTTTAACTTTTGGtgtttttaaatatccatcccaATTAGTCATACAACGTAAAATTTCATCCCACCCACTTTttgtgcttatgttttcatcctttcaatGCATGAATTACCCGTATTACCCTTTTACTATATGATATAAATctaggattgtgattttggcactccaaaaattgatggaggggaTCCAAAACTGAACTGTGTTGATACACAAAACAAAGTCGTTTTAaagcccctccatcaatttttgaagtgttaaaatcaatttcttagatctatatagatatatacacaTTTATTGTTTCCTAAATTAAGGGGATTGGGATAAATATATCAATCTCTGCAATTAAATGAGATATCATAGGaggatttcaaaatttcaa encodes:
- the LOC131310321 gene encoding uncharacterized protein LOC131310321 isoform X1, whose translation is MAETSRSQFTITLGRSGQVVKRAGAVLDRGFSDSRPAIGGKRSIRDRLGTDVDGFQLNNKRQRGYSNKLNNWNGVEDARLDKDDLRFKLRRKNKLGREQNDVQMNKVDRREAPSRSVRHTTTSLNLRPHMPERRHARDLGPERKGASILSQIPYTRSADALPRMDSLRDSYSAWTPNRVRRRSPDVVFRTSRNLSPQRNDVDITRRPLMRAYDDDRTQSYMSSDILERGRSLGTSSYMTKPPTASAPLKSFVPPLALPSRPSGIVHRSSYMGNEHLTVDGLLYSLGLESYSISFKAEEFTADRNHGEASWCEVFTISDLRSTSRLVDMTALRQMGDNDLKQLGIPMGPRKKILLALLPRSQRPL
- the LOC131310321 gene encoding uncharacterized protein LOC131310321 isoform X2, translating into MAETSRSQFTITLGRSGQVVKRAGAVLDRGFSDSRPAIGGKRSIRDRLGTDVDGFQLNNKRQRGYSNKLNNWNGVEDARLDKDDLRFKLRRKNKLGREQNDVQMNKVDRREAPSRSVRHTTTSLNLRPHMPERRHARDLGPERKGASILSQIPYTRSADALPRMDSLRDSYSAWTPNRVRRRSPDVVFRTSRNLSPQRNDVDITRRPLMRAYDDDRTQSYMSSDILERGRSLGTSSYMTKPPTASAPLKSFVPPLALPSRPSGIVHRSSYMGNEHLTVDGLLYSLGLESYSISFKAEEVDMTALRQMGDNDLKQLGIPMGPRKKILLALLPRSQRPL
- the LOC131309364 gene encoding uncharacterized protein LOC131309364; protein product: MAEATNQFSSKAIIAAFCFAIMGIILTEGQQNFLTECRKKLAPGQCGWQIGNELYSGNATVDQQCCSRLVDMGEKCHKELLKNYLSSPDHANVNATEAWRRSDVLWSRYTYMIKDGYMILS
- the LOC131310326 gene encoding uncharacterized protein LOC131310326, which translates into the protein MDNITGNELDCTSEETEVFTIVTHLIKQIQIVCCVAVIAVHVALERATRDMVESAADIAEALDDEDVAANETGDGSTTVLGSTPQEPAKKKAKISENIIAGLGDFADKFGVLLRGLMLS